In Penaeus monodon isolate SGIC_2016 chromosome 7, NSTDA_Pmon_1, whole genome shotgun sequence, the genomic stretch atatatatatatatatatatatatatatatatatatatatatatatatatatatatatatatatatatatatatatactatgtaattaatttaaatatattattaatattatattattattttatatatatattatactatttatatattataatatatatatatatctatataatatacatacttacatctacatactaccacacacacaccccacacacacacacacccacacaccacacacccacacaccccaccacaccatatatatatatatatattttatatatatctattttcatacatataatgaTTAAGACTGTATCATCATCTTTGGCAGACAGATAAATTGAATATAAACCATTGCCCTTTCGCTCTCCCGAAGAAGCAACAGAGCTCTTAGAAGACCCCTCCCATCAAGTCCAAATTATCTACGACTCTAACGATCAGATTCCCTAACAACGCGTCCACgcatcaaaaaaacaacaacatcgaaATCTTACGGAAACCTCTGTAACAACAAAGGCAAAGCCAAGTTCAGCGCATGCTTTGGAATGGATACAGCCTATTCAAGGGGCGTACTATTTTGCATGATTAGTTCAACGCAAATCCCCCGTTGTGCCTTGTGCATAGTGATACGGAGACATCGTGAGGATTGAATATTTCCCGATCGGGAATTATGCTGATGCACTCCTTAGTCCGATAGGCGGAGAATACTCGGACAATTGTGCGATTGCAACAACGCCATGATCATTGTTGCAGGGAGAATGGATTCTTTTGTGATTTGTGGAATACTGCATAGCGCTGCCGCAGAGCGTGTTGCTATAGTGGGTGACGAAATGGGTGGGAATTGtggcgaaaaggagagaaaagagaacgaaaacggGGCAGTTAAGATGAGACTGGTAACAAGAGCGAGATTATCCTTTGGGAATATCGTCTGATCTAATTTTCTTAGGCTGTTTGTCGGCTTCGTTGATTGGTACCGTCGtttgtctttatttgtatttcgtttctaatctctttctttttcccaagtcttcctatctctcttctgcccctgcggatctctctctctctctctctctctccccctctcttttccctctctccccctctctctctccccctctctctctccctccctctctctctctctctctaccttcccccctctctctcctccctctctctctctctcctctctctcctctctctctctccctcctctctctctcccccctctccctctcctctctctcctcccctctccctcttttctctccccctctccctctcttctttttctttctctctctctctcccccccctctctctcctcttcgtctccccctccttctctctctcttctctccccccctttctctctctctctccccctccttctctctctctccccccctccatctctctctccctctctctctcacttctcttttcctctctctctccttcctctctctctctctctctcccttcctctcgctctctctctccccttcccctctcgcctctctctctccattttcctctcgctctctctctccccctccctccctctctccctccccctatccctctcctccctctctctcccttccttcgctctctctcctcccttcctctcgctctctctctctcccttcctctcgctcccctctctcccttcctctcgcctctctctccattcctccctctcttccctccctctctctctctctctctccctccctctctcctcccccctccctccctccctccccctctcatttccctccccctcctcctccctctccctttcccttcccctcctctctctctctctctctctcctctctctctctctctctccctctctctctctctccctctctctctctcccttcctctccctctctctctcccttcctctccctctctctctccattccctctcccactctctctccccttctctccctctccctctctctctctctcccttcctctctctctctctcccttcctctctcctcccccctctccccccctctctctcccctctctctctctctctcccgatcttctctctctctctcttctctctccctcccctctctcctctctctctcccctctctcctctctctctccctctctctctctcttctctctctctctctcttctcctctctctctctctctcccctctctctctctctctcccgtcctctctctctctctctctctccccccgtccccctctctctctctttctctcttccccttcactctctctctccctcctctctctctctctcccttccctctctctctctctccattcctctccctctctctctccactctcctctctctctctcccctctctctttctctctttttctctttctcttttctctctccctttccttccctctctctctctccctttcctctctctctctctccttcctctctctctctctctccccctcctcttcccctctcctctcctcttctctctctctctcccttcctcccccctctctcccttcctccccccctctctcccccccctctctctctccccccccctctccccccccccctctctctccccccccttttctctctctctcctttctcccttctttctctctctctctctctctctctctctctctctctctctctctccccttctctctctctcccccttcctccccctctcccccccccctctccccctctctctctctctctctctctcctctccccttccccccctatctctccttcccccctatcttttctctctctctcttctcccccttctcctctctctctctctctctcccctctctctctctctctcctctcctcttccccttttcctctctctctctctctctcttctctctcctctctctctctctctccccttctctctctctctctctctctctctctctctctctctctctctctctctctctttcttcccccccattttccttttaatgAAAACACTTTCGTAATCACTCAATTTCCATACATTCATATTTAAATTCAATAGGAAAACTacttatagaaaaagaaagaaagaaagaaaaaaaaaaacgtattcccTTCTCTGCCAATCATGCAAGTATCATGCGCGTCATCAACACGTCACGTGCGACTCTGGCGATAACACGTGAGAACTGCCTCTCCCTCGTCATGGACATCATCGCCGAATGACTTGCCGCATCTCGTTTCTTATTGCTTGGACTCTGCAAGGTAATCGTGGGAGTGGAGAGCGtgctcattctcattctctctctctctctctctctctctctctctctctctctctctctctctctctctctctcttttccctctctctctctctctctcttttccctctctctctctctctttccctctctccctctctctctttccctctctccctctctctctttccctctctccctctctctctttccctctctttccctcttttttctctctctttccctctctccctctctctctctcctctctctctctttctccttccctctctctctctctctctccttccctctctctctctctccttctccctctctctctctcctctcctcctctctcccctcctccctccctcctccctccctcccctctctctcctctctctctccctctccctcctccctctctctctctctctccctccctctctccttccctctctctctttccccctccctccctccctctctcctttctctctccctcactcctctctctctctccttcccccccctctctctctctccttccccctcttctctctctctttcctcctctctctctccctctcccctcatctctctctctctctccctctctctctctctcctctctctctctctcgctcccctctctcctctctcgcttctcctcgctctctctctcgctctctctctcgctctctctctcttttttttctctcctcctctctctctctcctctccctctctctcgttctctctcctccactccctcccctcccttctctctctctctcctctctctcctatctctctttttctctctctcctctctctctcctctctctctctccctctctctcctctctctctctcctccccctccctctctctctctccctccccccctctctctctcttcccccctccctctctctctctctccctcccccctctctctctctctctctttctctctctctctctctctctccctaccccctcccctacccctctctctctcccctctctcctctctctctctctctctcctctctctctctctctcttttcccctctctcctctctcttctctcctcttccccctctcgctctctctcgctctcctctctctccgctctccatcctctctctcgctctctctctctctctctctctctctctctctcctcttctctctctctcgctctgtctctctctctctgtctctctctctctgtctctctctctctgtctctctctctcttgctctcgctctcttgctctcgctctcgctttcttgcTCTCtagctctcgctttcgctctcttgctcttgctctgaatctcactctcactcttttttctctctccctcgttctcgctctccctctctgtatctttctcgctctccttctctgtctttttctcgctctccctctctgtatctttctcgctctccctctctctctctttctcgctctccctctctctctttctcgctctctctctctctctctctctctctctctctctctctctctctctctctcgctcgctatctctctccctctctctctcttctcgctctcctcctctctctctttctcgctctccctctctctctttctcgctctccctctctccttctcgctctccctctctctctgtctcgctctctctcgctcactctctctctctctctcttttttctttctttctttctttctttctttctttctttctttctttctttctttctttctttctttctttctttttctttctttctttctttctttctttctctctctctctctctctctcgctctctctctctcgctctctctctctcgctctctctctctcgctctctctctctcgctctctctctctcgctctctctctctctctttctctcgctatctctctctctctctttctctcgctacctctctctctctttctctcgttatctctctctctctttctctcgttatctctctctctctctttctctcgctatctctctctctctctctctctttctctttttctcccgcaAGCATATAACACAATTAAACAAGGACGGGTTTCCAACTCCTCACCCAGATCCTTGATGATATGTAGCTCCTGGTTCCTCTTCTCCTCGAGATCCTGCAGGGTTTTCTCCGTGTTCTGCTCACTCTCCTTCAGCTGGGAGTCGAGGGAGGAGAGCCTGTTCCGTAGGGCTTCGATCTGCATTTCCACGCCGCTCTCCCGAGATCTTTTGATGGAGGATAGGTACTGCCTCTCCAGTGTCGCCATCTGTTGAGtgtaagaggaatgagagaaaaggcgagagagagagagaaatggaaagtgaGGGGgattataaggatgatgaggaagatgctctttttttttggagggggagagggaggggggtggaggagaaattgggagaggaaggataggTGGTCATGTAAAATGAGAAGAGATGGAGGGTAGTGATCAGGGgataggagatggaggagagtgctgtgggaaaaaagagagaggatagtcatggagaaaaaaaggaagaatgaggaaaaatggcgacgaggaaatggaggagagagagagagagagagagagagagagagagagagagagagagagagagagagagagagagagagagagagagagagagagagagagagagggagggaggataggaatcCTAAAAAACAacggtaaaagaagaagaaaaaaggaaaaaagcaagagaaaaacgaAGGGCAATGACGGACGAGCGCTTTGGGACAAAGAGGAAGATCACGTGGCTTTAGAAGTAGGTTTTTAGGGTCAGGCTGTGTTAAGAATCAAAGAAGCATTTGGTTCGCCTTTGGACACCAGACGGCTTAGGCAATAAAAAGAAGTATATGATTTTCATGCTAGGTCATGAATGTCATAGATTGATATGTCCATGACTTCCTGATGGTGGGTttaacacgcacatgcatacacacacatatgcacacacacacacacacacacacacacacacacacacacacacacacacacacacacacacacacacacacacacacaagcacgggTGCACCTGGGCTTCTTTTTCAATATACAGCAAGGTCCTACGTACTTTCTACatcttaattacacacacacaaaaaaaatcaataaacttaAAAACTATTCCCCGATTAagcctatttcccttttcctttgccaTGAACAGCTGTACATATAAAGCCACTCGTACAAGAAGCGCAAATGCAAAACCCTAGACAAAATAAGAACTTTTTATGTACCATTTCCACGAAGATCGACGCTTGTTAAAACTAGTAAACACAGCATCAAGCCTCGAGTCCGAAAGCTCATCAGATATTAAGGGAATGCCAGCTTTAAGTCCTAGTCTATAAGATCTGTTTtccaatattaaaaaagaaaaatactcgcCTCTGCTTAATGTCTCTCATTTCCCGCCTTTCGGACTGGAATCTTCGCGTGGCATTTCCGCGTCGAGTTTAGAGTAGTATTTCCTCtgtataattagtatcattttgTGTATGCTGTGTAGTGCATActgcgtttgcatgtgtgtgtgtgtgtgtgtgtgtgtgtgtgtgtgtgtgtgtgtgtgtgtgtgtgtgtgtgtgtgtgtgtgtgtgtgtgtgtgtgtgtgtgtgtgtgtgtgtggtgtgtgtgtgcgtgtgcgtgtgcgtgtgcgtgtgcgtgtgcgtgtgcgtttgcgtgtgcgtgtgcgtgcgtgtgcgtgtgcgtgtgcgcgtgcacgtgtgtatgtgctgCACCGCatagtatacatacatccacatccacacatacacctacCTAACCAAACCATACAAAAAACACGCCCATCCTGAGAGCCAAAACACCCACCATCAGCCCTTTCCTCCTCCGAGCGAGCACCGGAGCCAGGAGAGAGCCAGCCCCTTTACCTTTATGGCCGTGGAGTTTTTCCTCTGGCGGAGGAGTACGGCTTTCCGGAGTGCCGATTGCTGAGCCTCGTGCTGAGCTCGGTCGTATTCGTTCACTACTTCACCCGCTGTCACGACCCAAGCACCAGCCTGCAAGCGGATACAACTCAGAAAAGCTTTTCTTGAAGATTGAAGTGCTGTGCGTGTgagcgttgttttttttctttctttctttttctttaaaggaaGCGATGTTGATGTTCTGAATATGTAAATGTTCGTTACAAGGATAAATGGATTTAGAAGCACGGCTTCAGTAAGAACAGAATAATTAAATTAAACATATTTCCTTCAGAAGACACAGCAACactgaaaacagaaacagaaagaagcaaATGTATTTCCGTTGCGCTTTTTGCCGCGACCGAAGAGGAAACTTTGGGTGGACTCGAAACGCCAAGCTATATAAACTGAAAACACGGCCGCAATAAGAAACGTATGGATACATTACTGTATTTGCGTTAGTGTTCGTCACGCTTTATCATTCTGTTCATATTGTGACTGTTCGTGCACGCAGGCTAGTGTAGAATTTGATAATGGGTTATAATGGGAAACGAGTGATTGGGAACTAAGTGTAGCCGAGGAAGTAGTCTACACATTATTGTCCAATATGAGGTGATTGGGGAAGAggaatatactaatatcatataacaAATCTTCTTAAATAAGGAAGATGTTTCTTAAAATCAGCGATTATAgttacacaaatacatgcattgTATCTCCAAGAATTTAATACTAGCGGTAATTAgccaaataaaatgagaaaaaataatcctGTTTTTCTTCTCAAAATTATACTACAGAATCAACTTTTcttatgtattatttgtttaatgaAACTAATCACCAAAGGGCGAATTACCCATTACTTTGGataccttaaaaaatatatatatattctaccacaTAATCCAAGAAACTCATCATGTCACAGCAAAGAGAAATACCTGTTTTTATATGAACTAATAATCAACTGATACGGATTAAACTTATTCATGATCTGATTAATTTACCCAACgatttttcctacattttttttttcacttagatctcaaaataatatattagatatatttcccCTCCACAAACTACTGCACCTTAGATCCTCTACTCTAATCCTTTTATCGCTTTAATCAATTAAATGCCCACATTACCATCCATTTCCCTCCGTGTTATCACTTACGCCGGACTTCctgttcttctgcttcttctccagCAGGGACTTCGTGGCCAACATCTGCTGCAGGAGCTCTCTGCGGGTCGGATCGTCGCAGGCTCCTGGGTGAAGGCGGCGACGGGCGTGGCGCAGACGGACTCCTCCAGGAATGTCGGCTTCGGGGGCGTCCCTAGCGCGCCCTTCGGAGTCCTCGTCCTCCTGGCTCTCGGTCTCGCAGGAGTCGCCGCTCGCTGCATCATCGTCTACACCTGAAGAAGGGCAGGACGTGAGAACCTGATCCATCGCCCTGACGGCTTGTCACCTAATGAAAACACTGCACAGCTAGGTACACGTGAATAAAAGCTGTGTGAAGCTCAGTGCCGTCGTCAAAGGCTTAATGGTAAGTGCAGTGACATCACAGTGAGCATGCAGGAATGGCAAACGTGACAGCATACAGTGCAATGACGGCAATTAAACTCTCATCCAcaaaagatacaaagaaaaaaaacatagaggcAAGTAggtcaaatatgtaaatatacattccacTTTCTTTAAAAGGACAGATTTATAAGAAGTGCTAAGTTGAacattgaaaaacaaacaaacaaaacaaaacaaacacatccagAAGATTACAGTAAAGAGGGTGAAGGAAATCGAGGAAAGAGTCCAGGTCTTCCTGGGaaaattcctctttctcttcctcttcttcctcttcctcctcctcctcctcctcctcgccgtcGAAGGACTCGCAACCGGACACGTCTCCTTCGGCGCCTGGGGAGGGATAATCTGACGgtcgggagggggagaaggtcaCTCAGGAGGAAGGGCGCGACGGCGACGCCAAAAAGACAGATGgttaagaagttttttttctgtgtgtgtgtgtgagtgagtgagtgagtgtgtggggagagagagagagagagagaggagagagagagagagagagagagagagagagagagagagagagagaagagagagagagagagagagagagagatagggagggagagagtgagatagggagggagggagggggagggaggggagggagggagggagggagggagggagagagagagagagggagggagggagggggagggggagggagaggggagagggagagggagagagagagagagagagagagagagagagagagagagagagagagagagagaaagagagagagaaagcacgaaagaaagaaagaaagataggaagagggagagaaaagaagaaagaaaaaaagaaagtgtgtgtgtgtgtgtgtgtgtgtgtgtgtgtgtgtgtgtgtgtgtgtgtgtgtgtgtgcgtgtgcgtgtgcgtgtgcgtgtgcgtgtgcgtgtgcgtgtgcgtgcgtgtgcgtgtgcgtgtgcgtgtgcgtgtgcgtgtgcgtgtgcgtgtgcgtgcgcgtgcgtgtgtaataTTTGGATGTGAATGTAAGTGAATATATAAAgcaaaagtaaatgaaatatgtTGCATTCATTCCCTCTAATGACAGAACAAAGAAGGATAAGTTTGCTTTAAatcacgccaaaaaaaaaaaaaaaaaaaaaaaaaaaaaaaatcagtgctttCATGCAAAGGtgcaggtgagtgtgtgtgggcaaGCAGTGTAGACAATGACGAACTGTTAGCAGAAACAGTGCTAAGTGCCAGGGTTGTGTGGACAGATGCTACACTCTTACGTATACACCCTCACGTGCACCCTAgattacattttctttgtttgtgtttgtgtacgtacgtCAGATCTTCTTTCACTGAATAGTGGAAAATGCGTCACTCGCCAACATGGGACAATGTAAATCCTATTCAGTTATGTCTGACTTGTCGATCTCGAAAACTTGGTAGGAACGTCACTTGCGCAATACTGTTGAGCTTTATAAAAATATTAGGTAAATTATCTAATGCAGCccttcatataatcatatatatatatatatatatatatatatatatatatatatatatatatatatatatatatatatatatattcgtgtgtgtatgtctgtgtgcgtgtgtgtgtgtgtgtgtgtgtgtgtgtgtgtgttgtgtgtgtgtgtgtgtgtgtgtgtgtgtgtgtgtgtgtgtgtgtgtgtgtgtatttatgtatatatgcacacacacacaaacacacacaaacacacacacacacacacacacacacacacacacacacacacacacacatatatatatatatatatatatatatataatatatatatatatatatatatatatatatatatatacatatacgtatgtatgtatatatatataatatatatgtatatatatatatatatatatatataatatatatatatatatatacaaatatatatatatatatatatatatatatatatatatatatatatatatatatatatatatatatatatatatatatatatatatatatatatatatatatatatacatgcatacacacacacacacatatatgtgtgtatgtgcgtgtgcgtatgcgtgtgcgtgcgcgtgtgcgtgtgtgtgagtgtgtgtgtgtatgtatgtgtgtgtatgtgtgtgtgtatgtgtgtgtgtatatatgtatgtatgtatgtatgtatgtatgtatgtatgtgtgtatgtatgtatatatgtatgtatgtttgtatgtatgtatgtatgtgtatgatgtgtatgtgtatgtgaatgtgaatgtgtatgtgtatatacatatatatatatatatatatatatatatatatattatatatatatatatatatatatatatatatatatatatatatatatatatatatatatatgacataacgCATCCAAGCACCGAATTTATTATTCAATCATATAATGCATGGAGTTCAATACGTGTAGCGCGAAACGTTCAGAATATTGCAGCTTACTGCCCGTGTGCAAGTCATCTTGGAGgcggaaaataaataaacaaaatgataaatactGAAACCTGATAAAGGTGAAAAGATAGACGAACTTTCTGAATTTATAAGCAAGAGTACACTATTTTAGTAACGCGGGTGAAGAATGCGTATCACATACGTGTAAATGTATAAACgtgtaaacaaatatagatataagagtacacaagacaggcaaacacacaggcataaatgcatatataataaatcatatatacactcCAATACACAAAAAACAGGCACATATTAGCATAAAACTCAAGGCTACTTCGAAgcaaaacaatatacaaatatatataagcgtactcacaaacaaacaaacaaacaatcgcaagcacacacacacacacacacacgcacacacacacacacacacacacacacatacacacacacgcacacacacacacatacacacacacatatatacacacacacacacacaatcttactCAGacccgacacagacacacacaaacacaacacagactTCCGCATAGGCCTACAAATGAAAAGTAACTTACCTGCCACGCCGCACTCTAAATTGAGTCCTTCGAGGGCCAGCGACCGATGCACCGTGGTCTCCCTCAACATGCTGGACCATGCGTGAGCCTCCTCCTCGGACTCCAGGTATAGACTGAGCTGTTCCTTGTCcttgagagggaagagagagagagagagagggtgtgagtgagagggagagtgagagacgagTTACTACTACTTCATGTGGAggatggggttgtgggggggaagggattagggtgaggaagggagggttgtggggaagaggaggggtggggtggagagtcaggaggagagaggaggggcgtgGGTGTAGGAGGAGAGATGGTgtgtaggaggagggaggtgtgtgggtgaggagagggatgggtggaaagtaaagaagggagggaagggtgtaggggggtggggtgagtagTAGGAGGAGTATAGGTGGTGGAGAtgagtaaggggagggaggggggtaggggaagaaggaaggtgaagggatatgaagggtgagagggataagggaggataaaaggagaggaaggagggagggaaaagagggagaaaggagggaaagggaggagagaggaaggaagaaatggagaaagaggaaggagggaggggatagagaaagaggaaggggggagtgaatagagatagagaaggcgaaaaaataaagaggagtaGGTGAAGGAGTACATGAAGTAGTGTTGTAGGAAATGAAGGGGTGAAatagataagaagaggaaagaggaagaaaggaagaaaaggaactcaggaataaagaagacgaagagaatcAGATGGGAAATGAGGATAattaaggagaggagaaaaaaaaagtgagggagagggatagacagCCAAGgtgaggaagatgagagggatagggaaggagggaggaggaaggaggagacaaagCAGGGGATGGGacggggaagaggcagagagagagataataatgctTGGGGGATATGTTCTTCACAATCTTATTTTAGAACACTGTATATACAAATCTGGATATGGTGATGGCGGAAAAgtacggaaagagaaagaaagaggagtggAGCGTAAACAAATAGACGGAGATCGGTAAGGATAGACAGGAAGAttgaaaggagaatgggagaaagagagatggagagggaaagggagaaacagagattgagagggaaagggagaaggagagaaagagagatggagagggaaagggagaatgagagaaagagatggagagggaaagggagaatgagagaaagagagatggagagggaaagggagaatgagagaaagagagatggagggaaatggagaatgagagaaagagagatggagagggaaatggagaatgagagaaagagagatggagagggaaatggagaatgagagaaagagagatggagggaaatggagaatgagagaaagagagatggagagggaaatggagaatgagagaaagagagatggagggaaatggagaatgagagaaagagagatggaggaaatggagaatgagagaaagagagatggagagggaaatggagaaggagagaaagagagatggagagggaaagggagaaggagagaaagagagatggagggaaatggagaatgagagaaagagagatggagggaaatggagaatgagagaaagagagatggagagggaaatggagaatgagagaaagagagatggagggaaatggagagatgagagaaagagagatggagggaaatggagaatgagagaaagagagatggagggaaatggagaatgagagaaagagagatggagggaaatggagaatgagagaaagagag encodes the following:
- the LOC119575426 gene encoding uncharacterized protein LOC119575426 isoform X7, with protein sequence MEDKEQLSLYLESEEEAHAWSSMLRETTVHRSLALEGLNLECGVADYPSPGAEGDVSGCESFDGEEEEEEEEEEEEEEKEEFSQEDLDSFLDFLHPLYCVDDDAASGDSCETESQEDEDSEGRARDAPEADIPGGVRLRHARRRLHPGACDDPTRRELLQQMLATKSLLEKKQKNRKSGAGAWVVTAGEVVNEYDRAQHEAQQSALRKAVLLRQRKNSTAIKMATLERQYLSSIKRSRESGVEMQIEALRNRLSSLDSQLKESEQNTEKTLQDLEEKRNQELHIIKDLGGVDDDLRDELGGVPRNPGSDEGGSLKSSLGGSLRGSLSSLPSIVITGERKTPEKLFGFKQVGNREGRLKGRNPLHFLDIKLRVSRRHKSSENLATPSDPIAERSHSSTPANISCSENSSDEELDQHSSGGRQHLPPHQNHHKEDPGVRTEISKDALEEIEAFKNLIERYFSTHPRHDTITTHSQEIIL
- the LOC119575426 gene encoding uncharacterized protein LOC119575426 isoform X5; this encodes MIQTFCFLMISGIFGSQDKEQLSLYLESEEEAHAWSSMLRETTVHRSLALEGLNLECGVADYPSPGAEGDVSGCESFDGEEEEEEEEEEEEEEKEEFSQEDLDSFLDFLHPLYCVDDDAASGDSCETESQEDEDSEGRARDAPEADIPGGVRLRHARRRLHPGACDDPTRRELLQQMLATKSLLEKKQKNRKSGAGAWVVTAGEVVNEYDRAQHEAQQSALRKAVLLRQRKNSTAIKMATLERQYLSSIKRSRESGVEMQIEALRNRLSSLDSQLKESEQNTEKTLQDLEEKRNQELHIIKDLGGVDDDLRDELGGVPRNPGSDEGGSLKSSLGGSLRGSLSSLPSIVITGERKTPEKLFGFKQVGNREGRLKGRNPLHFLDIKLRVSRRHKSSENLATPSDPIAERSHSSTPANISCSENSSDEELDQHSSGGRQHLPPHQNHHKEDPGVRTEISKDALEEIEAFKNLIERYFSTHPRHDTITTHSQEIIL
- the LOC119575426 gene encoding uncharacterized protein LOC119575426 isoform X6; protein product: MEHSRTLLRESEHYVQDKEQLSLYLESEEEAHAWSSMLRETTVHRSLALEGLNLECGVADYPSPGAEGDVSGCESFDGEEEEEEEEEEEEEEKEEFSQEDLDSFLDFLHPLYCVDDDAASGDSCETESQEDEDSEGRARDAPEADIPGGVRLRHARRRLHPGACDDPTRRELLQQMLATKSLLEKKQKNRKSGAGAWVVTAGEVVNEYDRAQHEAQQSALRKAVLLRQRKNSTAIKMATLERQYLSSIKRSRESGVEMQIEALRNRLSSLDSQLKESEQNTEKTLQDLEEKRNQELHIIKDLGGVDDDLRDELGGVPRNPGSDEGGSLKSSLGGSLRGSLSSLPSIVITGERKTPEKLFGFKQVGNREGRLKGRNPLHFLDIKLRVSRRHKSSENLATPSDPIAERSHSSTPANISCSENSSDEELDQHSSGGRQHLPPHQNHHKEDPGVRTEISKDALEEIEAFKNLIERYFSTHPRHDTITTHSQEIIL